The genomic interval TCTCGGGATCGACCGCGAGCAGCCGCCACGGCTCCTGATAGGCGGCGCGGCCGAGCATCACGCCGTCGACATGCGCGAGATGCGCCTTCGCTTCATCGATGCTCAAAATGCCGCCATTGATGATGATGGGCACCTGCGGCATCGCGCGCTTGAGGCGGTAGACGCGATCGTAGTCGAGCGGCGGGATGTCGCGGTTCTCCTTCGGCGACAGCCCATTGAGCCAGGCCTTGCGCGCGTGAACGATGAGAGCATCGCTGCCCGCCGCCACCACGCCGCGCGCCAGCGCATCGAGTGCGACCTCCGGATCCTGGTCGTCGATGCCGATGCGGCATTTCACGGTAACGGGAACACGCACTGCGCGTTTCATCGCGTCGACGCAAGATGCAACGAGCTCCGGCTCGGCCATCAGGCAGGCGCCGAAGCGGCCGTCCTTCACGCGGTCCGACGGGCAACCGACGTTGAGATTGATCTCGTCGTAGCCAAACCCTTCGCCGATCTTCGCGGCTTCCGCAAGGTCGCGCGGATCGGAACCGCCGAGCTGCAGCGCCACCGGATGCTCGCTCGGATCGAACCCGAGCAGCCGCGCCCGGTCGCCATGAATG from Bradyrhizobium arachidis carries:
- the dusA gene encoding tRNA dihydrouridine(20/20a) synthase DusA; its protein translation is MMDWTDRQCRVFHRHLTRRALLYTEMLTTGAVIHGDRARLLGFDPSEHPVALQLGGSDPRDLAEAAKIGEGFGYDEINLNVGCPSDRVKDGRFGACLMAEPELVASCVDAMKRAVRVPVTVKCRIGIDDQDPEVALDALARGVVAAGSDALIVHARKAWLNGLSPKENRDIPPLDYDRVYRLKRAMPQVPIIINGGILSIDEAKAHLAHVDGVMLGRAAYQEPWRLLAVDPEIFGKAAPHATMQDAFEAMMPYIEAQLAQGTRLHAVTRHFVGAFHAVPGARAFRRHLAENGVKPGSGIDVLRDAIACVTQRVPAEAAA